The DNA segment tgctgcaggttccccttcttaaatctgttatcccagaggtgctactgccatcactgatgggctcggccgtGACCAGCgccgggtccgacttggagctggggaagcttctagcagcttctcacaggagccacccctgcagcccctccccgctatcaaaaccccacaacacaaacGCAGAACACCTCGTCttagcaaaatatatttattttaacttaaataagttaaataaaataaactttcccTCTGAAGGCAGCATCAGTTCAAGTACGCTCCCGCGTGCCGGGGGCTGGAAGCCCAGCCCGCcgggggcagcagcaggggcaTGGCGGGTGGCACCGGGGAAGGGTCAGTTCTTCAGGGTCTGGAAGTGCTTCAGATGCGCCTGCACCCAGGGCGCCTGGGGGTCCACGCACAGCTCCTTCTTCTTCTTGGTGACCAGGCTGCCGGGAGAAAACCCGCGTCGGTCGGGGCGCTCATCCAGGGCCGTGGGGTGCCTGTGCTGGGTCCTGCCGGCAGCgccccgtccccgttcccgtccccctcCCGGCCACCCTCAGGGCGCTGCCCCGGCCGTCGCAGCCCGAGCCCCCGGCAGGGCGGCGGTGGGCACTCACATCACTCCCGGCTTGGCGCAGCGGCTGCTGGTGACGTAGACGGAGGCGATGAGGCCGCGCGGGACGGGGCGTTGCTGGTAGCTGAAGCAGCAGGTGGTGGGGATGCCGTCTGCGAGGGCAGAGAGACGGACGGACCGCCCCGGTGAGACCCCGGCCACAGCACGGGCTCCGGCCCCAGGGACGCGCCATCTCCCCCGGCCCCCCGTGCGTCACGTTCCCTGGCGGCGGCCCCCCAGGACGGCCCGAGCCTgagccccatccccatccccggcGTTGGCGGTGGTCTCCCGCTCGCAGCCCTCCCCAGAGCCGCGAGGGTCCTCGCTGACGGGGACGGGGGTCTCCGTCAGCTCCCGCGGAGCGATGGCACACCCCGCCCCGGGCAGGACGCGGCGATGCCGGAC comes from the Accipiter gentilis chromosome 6, bAccGen1.1, whole genome shotgun sequence genome and includes:
- the LOC126039846 gene encoding C-C motif chemokine 3-like; translation: MKVPAAALVALLLVAACSPSEAHLDGIPTTCCFSYQQRPVPRGLIASVYVTSSRCAKPGVILVTKKKKELCVDPQAPWVQAHLKHFQTLKN